The nucleotide window GCTAGAGGAGAAGCTTTGATTAGTTGGTTGTCTAGATAGGCCCGAATGACCTGTCAAAATAGATGTTTGGTTGGAAGATCTTCTAGAGTGCGTGTGTTTTGCATTAGGCGGTACCGAAGGAGATCTCGATCGGTAATCTGAAGGTTCATTCGATGCCTTGCTGTTGATATACTGTGATATATTTTGTGTATTCaatgtatttttcttgttgaGAGGTCTAAGATCGTTAGCATTCGTTACTCGACTTGGTACCACAACTTTTTTCGGTGAAGAAATATCTGACGGCTCTATTCGTTGTTGAGCCCCATTAGAGGAAGTAGAAGTATTCGTCAATCTCTTGAGATTGCTCAAAATCCCCGATCCAGTATTGGAAGTATTGCTTGAACTATTGTCATTGCCACTGTTATTACTACCGCTGGAACCCTTTGTTGATGTGCCTCTTTTCATCTCGATAGAGGTAACGGTCTAGGGGCAAATGCCAGGGCAAAGTGGTCGTTCAGTCCGGCTATTGAAAGACCTTGGCCAATAGATAGATCAAATCACTCTAGTATTGACTGTTCTCTttaattgtattttttttttttgatataaaATGAGGTTTATACCAGCGAGATATTCCCTTATTGTTTTCGAACTACGGAAAGTCGTGAAAAATAATATGCCCATGATAGTAGAATTGCAGGATAAATCACCAGACTTGATGagtttgatgaagaaaaaaaggctGGCCTTTTGACATCGTACTGTAGACATCTAATTGAATAAGTGAAATTGGAGATTAATTTTGAAGTACATTTAAATAATattaaaaagaaaaatacgaACGACCTTTAAATACAgtataaaagaaaatatgcTATGCTACAACGTTCCAAAATTTGTCCCAAAACGTTTTTGGACCAGGTTCATCCCAGATGACGGCTTCAATATCTCTTCTATCCGTATCGATATCGACGTCCTCAATCCTTCTGATAAATCTACACCTGtaaattatttgaaataaGACCCAAACGAatatgaaaaggaaaaccGAAATATATGCGGCTACGAAATCCACACCTGAGAAGACTGGTgcaaaagaagtaaaaccttgaatgataataataatgacCATGAAGAATATTGCGTAGTAGGCCAAATAAGGCATGAAATGTGCTTTGTAGGGCAAATCGTCTCGAGAAATACCTTGGAACTTCAGTGCTTGCATAAATCTAACATGGCaaaaggaaatgaaaaGCCATGCGAAAAAGCCCGCAATGGCGGTAATATTTAACAGCCAGTTGAATGCATTCTCACCACCAGTAGTAGTTTCCATATATGCTAGAGCACCAAATAATGCTGTAAAAACCACTGCAACGTATGGAACACCGTGTCTGTTAACtctgttgaagatttttggCGCTAGACCATTTTTCGCAAGTCCCAGCATGATACGAGATCCAATATAAATGTTTGAATTACCAGCGGAAATGATGGTACTTAAAATAAcagcattgaaaatatgaGGCAAAACTGGGGTTCCAGAGTTTTGAATTGCGATAATAAAAGGAGATGCTGATGCGTATTGATCGCTATCCAATTTTGGGTCATTAAAAGGTACTAATAGACCAACGAAGAATAGGGAAAGAATgtaaaagaataaaattcGAAAAATAACTTTCTTGATGGCTCTTGGAACGGATTTTCTTGGGTTGGCAGCCTCACCTGCCGTGATACCAACCAATTCCGTACCTTGATAAGTAAATGCAGCATTGATAAGAGAAGAGACCCAGCCTAAAAATCTCCCTTCACTTTTCTCGGAGGAGATAATACCTGGCCCCCAAGGACCTGGATTCCTCCAGTAACGGAAACCGATTGGACCAGTAACGCCAGCCCCACACACAATACAAAGACCGAAAATGATAAATCCGACAATTGCAATGACTTTGATAAATGCAAtccaaaattcaaattcaccaTAGTATTTGACCGGAAACATGTTCATGAATGTAAGGAGCACCCAAAATATACTGATCCACGCAGCCATTGGCACAGCACTAGTCCAGAAATCTATGATTTGCCCCACAACTGACAGCTCCAATGCAAATGTAATAGCCCAAGAAAACCAGTACATGTAACCATTTGCCGCTCCGAAAGCCGGCGACAGAAACCTGTACGAGAATACAGTGAACGATGAAGTAACCGGTATGAACGTCGCCATTTCTCCTAAAGACTGTACCACCGAGTACGCAATTGTACCCATAAACATGTACGCGATCAAGGAACCAACCGGGCCCGCGTTCTCCAGCGGAGCGCTGATACCAATGAAGAGACCGGTGCCGATAGTACCACCCAGCGCGATCATCCCGATGTGTCTCTGCTTCAGCTCTCTCTTGACCTCCGCATTCGTCACCTTTCCTTCCTCCAGGTTTCCGTCATCGCCCTCTAGCTCACTCAGCGGTGACACACTGCCATTTTCCGGCTCCGGCGAGCCGTACAGATCTATCTTGGACGCCCCATTGCTCGAGCTGTCTGCCTTGCCTGTTACAAACGAGTGCTTCCGCCTGTATGCTTTGCCTTGCGAACTCGAATTGTTCGACGACAAATCCCCCTCTTCTATCGCTCCGTTGTAATCCTGAAGCTCATACACCGTTTCCCCCATTTTATCAGTGCCAGACATTTCACCTTACAATATTGGCCACTGATCCGATCACAATGTTATCCGAAGTACAAAATCCTAGCTCAGATCAGTCTACTTTGATTATTACACTGTTATATATACAAATAAGGACATCTGCTATGTTCCtgccaaaaaagaaaaaaataaaaaaaaaaacaataatcaaaaatggATGATGTAGATTGGGAGTATTCCATTCTCAAGAGCTGCAAGACTAATGAAATGCGAGCGATAAGGCCAAAtgattatcatttttcaagagaaCGGagcgaaaaaaaatgcataaaaaaaagacgtACGCACAAGATTGCAGCCCAAGCAAGCCTGCAACTCCTAAAATGCGAACCTACCCTTAGAAACCCGGGGAGTTCAACGACACTTTTCCGCTGCACTAGTCACGGGAGATGATTCCCTCGGTATCAAATGTGACTAGTCCAACTGATCATCCTCACAAGACTCACTCGAGGATACCAATAGATGCCACCCAGCTCTATAAGGCGCTTGAGAGGGATAAAAGCAGATTCGCACATTGCAGAATGCCGTGAAAGGCCAATTTTCACAATTTGCGTGTCAAATATCGCCTCTTCGCAGAAACTTTTTCAGgaagcttcttttttgctCTTTAAGGAAACATGCAGCGAACAATCAAATAACTTTAACCGGAAAAACTTTTTCCCCTGAAGCTAGAAAGCAACCAAACGCAACCAAACGCAACGCAAATTGGAAGTGCGGCATTAGGCCTTGGACTTGGTGGATGGGGCCGTACAAGTCCTACACAAAATGCGGGCTGTGCCGGCTCGGAGTGAACGCAAATGCGAGCAGATGGCCTGAAAAGAGCCTTGCGAGGCCCCAAGTGAGGGTCCCACACTGAGTGTATATTACCAGCAGCGCCCCTCCTGAAAGAAGCGCTCGAGCGGCGGGGCTTGTTtcttttcgaaaaagaaagacgGAAAAGTGCAtagaagaacaaaaaagtAGAGCCAATTTCCGCTTTCTAGCGGGAAGAGATGAGGAAACAGAAGGTGTCAGTGGAGGAGGCGGTGATGACGGATCTCATGGCAGCTTTGTTGCTTGTAGCATTGCAGGAATGAGATGAGATTGATACCGTTGCACACTTCAAGTTGTGTGTT belongs to Zygotorulaspora mrakii chromosome 1, complete sequence and includes:
- a CDS encoding amino acid permease (similar to Saccharomyces cerevisiae ALP1 (YNL270C) and CAN1 (YEL063C); ancestral locus Anc_1.83) encodes the protein MSGTDKMGETVYELQDYNGAIEEGDLSSNNSSSQGKAYRRKHSFVTGKADSSSNGASKIDLYGSPEPENGSVSPLSELEGDDGNLEEGKVTNAEVKRELKQRHIGMIALGGTIGTGLFIGISAPLENAGPVGSLIAYMFMGTIAYSVVQSLGEMATFIPVTSSFTVFSYRFLSPAFGAANGYMYWFSWAITFALELSVVGQIIDFWTSAVPMAAWISIFWVLLTFMNMFPVKYYGEFEFWIAFIKVIAIVGFIIFGLCIVCGAGVTGPIGFRYWRNPGPWGPGIISSEKSEGRFLGWVSSLINAAFTYQGTELVGITAGEAANPRKSVPRAIKKVIFRILFFYILSLFFVGLLVPFNDPKLDSDQYASASPFIIAIQNSGTPVLPHIFNAVILSTIISAGNSNIYIGSRIMLGLAKNGLAPKIFNRVNRHGVPYVAVVFTALFGALAYMETTTGGENAFNWLLNITAIAGFFAWLFISFCHVRFMQALKFQGISRDDLPYKAHFMPYLAYYAIFFMVIIIIIQGFTSFAPVFSGVDFVAAYISVFLFIFVWVLFQIIYRCRFIRRIEDVDIDTDRRDIEAVIWDEPGPKTFWDKFWNVVA